The Shewanella mesophila genome contains the following window.
TAGTCGCCATTACGATCGGCAAAGGTATACATCTCTTTTTCAACGATATCAGTGACTTCGCCGATTGAACGTTTGAAAAGGTCGGTACTTTCAACAATCGGCGTTCTAATTTCGCTGTATCCATAGGCCGCTACGGTATCACGCAGTACGGCTTCTAGTTTTTGCCATAAAGGGCTTTGTGTTGGCAGAATGTCATTCATGCCGCGTATCGCTTGGATCTGTTTTGCCACTGTGAACTCGTCCGAAATTAGCTATAAAAATAAAAAAGCGCCCCGCATTATAGGCGCATCAATAATAAACGCAAAACTGACACTTAACGTCAGTGACCTAGGACACAACCTCAATCATTCACCGGGTTGTAATCTAGGAATTTAATTACTAAAGGATAACGCTAACTGTCTTACGACTGGGTCACGTCAGTCGCTGGAATACGGGCATTAATCGTTGCCACTTTTGCACGTATCTTTGCTTCTAATTGATCGACAATATGCTCGTTATCGAAACGCTCTTTCTGACGCACACCATCGTCAAAGTATCCACTTTTACGATTGCCACCAGTGAGGCCAATATCAGACACTAATGCTTCACCCGGACCGTTAACAACACACCCGATAATCGACACATCCATAGGTGTGACAACATCTTCTAAGCGCTGTTCAAGCGCATTGACAGTTGCTATAACATCGAACTCTTGGCGAGAACATGAAGGGCAAGCAATAAAGTTAATACCACGAGAACGGATACGCAGTGACTTTAGAATATCGAAACCCACTTTAATCTCTTCCACCGGGTCGGCAGCTAATGAGATGCGCAGGGTGTCGCCAATCCCTTCAGCCAATAACATACCTAGGCCGACAGCGGATTTAACCGAGCCCGCTCGAGCACCACCCGCTTCGGTGATCCCAAGGTGCAGCGGTTGTTTAATCTGTTTAGCGAGCAATCGATAAGATTCGACCGCTAAGAACACATCAGAAGCTTTAACGCTGACCTTAAACTGATCGAAGTTAAGCCTGTCTAAAATATCTACATGACGCATGGCCGACTCGAGCAGCGCTTCTGGCGTTGGCTCTTTGTACTTATCCATGAGATCTTTCTCTAATG
Protein-coding sequences here:
- the ispG gene encoding flavodoxin-dependent (E)-4-hydroxy-3-methylbut-2-enyl-diphosphate synthase; translated protein: MYNESPIIRRPSTRIYVGNVPIGDGAPIAVQSMTNTRTTDVEATVAQIRALEKVGADLVRVSVPTMDAAEAFKLIKQQTNIPLIADIHFDYRIALKVAEYGVDCLRINPGNIGNEERIRSVVECARDKNIPIRIGVNGGSLEKDLMDKYKEPTPEALLESAMRHVDILDRLNFDQFKVSVKASDVFLAVESYRLLAKQIKQPLHLGITEAGGARAGSVKSAVGLGMLLAEGIGDTLRISLAADPVEEIKVGFDILKSLRIRSRGINFIACPSCSRQEFDVIATVNALEQRLEDVVTPMDVSIIGCVVNGPGEALVSDIGLTGGNRKSGYFDDGVRQKERFDNEHIVDQLEAKIRAKVATINARIPATDVTQS